The following nucleotide sequence is from Cicer arietinum cultivar CDC Frontier isolate Library 1 chromosome 2, Cicar.CDCFrontier_v2.0, whole genome shotgun sequence.
tgcgaaggtaagggctccttcaaATCTGTGAtggtgtggaaaagaattttgttagggttgaagtgttgatttgggggaaaatgaatctaaggctttatgggtaaaatcttagagttaggttttggttatattgatgaatgtttcgtggaaaatgaatttaaactcatttatgtatgattttgagtaaatgaaacttgtgtgtttgagtagtggattgtgtcgatttgtgttcgttgtttttgacgtgttcttaattgatattgatgaaatttgatatgtgtatggttgaattttgtggaagaatgaattgatgtgttttgatgtgggttgaaagtatgtttgagtttgttttgtgtggaatttgaaaaccattaagttaaacgaggattaagaatgaggaatctcttaatgtcttgtttacttaatgtgtgtttgtgaaaatcgtttaagttaattggatattaagaatggggaatctcttaatgtctgggttacttaatgttgttttgaaaatcgtttaagttaactgggcgttaagaatggggaatctcttaatgtctcggttacttaatgtttgtatttttaaaatcgtTTCaacaaatgagtattaagaatggggaatctcttaatgtcttgtttactgaatgttttgtgtggaaatcgtttaagtcaaaagtatattaagaatggggaatctcttaatatctgcgtttacttaatgtcgtcgtgaaaatgattttgtggagaaatgaattgttgTGTTTTGGCGTGAATTGTGTAATAAATTTGTGAATACGTTTGAGTTCGTTCTgagtggaatttgaaaaccattagagttaaacgagtattgagaacggggaatctcttaatgtctcgtttacttaatgtgtgtttgtttgtgaaaaatcgttttaagttaaatgagtattaagaatggggaatctcttaacttctcgtttacttaatgtttgttttgaaagtcgtttaagttaaatgagtattaagaatggggaatctcttaatgtctcgtttacttaatatttgttttgaaaatcgtttaagttaaataagtattaagaatggggaatctcttaatgtctcgtttacttatgtgtgttttggtaaatcgtgctgacccgcgataggtggcaccttggtaaacggtacatgcccgtgataggcagtacgtttacgatttacgtttggtaagttgtgttgacccgtgataggtggcacctcggtaaacagtactgacccgtgatgggtggtacgtttacgacttacgttccttggtgaattgtgtttgtccgtgagggactgcacaggtgtttgtccgtgagagactacgccctagtgaattgtgtttgtccgtgagagactgcacaggggtttgtccgtgagagactacgccctggtttaagttaaatgggaattaagaatggggaatctcctaatgtcttgtttacttatgtgtgttttggtaaatcgtgctgacccgcgataggtggcaccttggtaaacggtacgggcccgtgataggcagtacgtttacgatttacgttgggtaagttgtgttgacccgtgataggtggcacctcggtaaatagtactgacccgtgataggtggtacgtttacgacttacgtttcttggtaaattgtgtttgtccgtgagagactgcacaggtgtttgtccgtgagagactacaccctgttaaattgtgaattgttggttcattttgtctgtgtagtattgtgttataagtgttaagtgtatgttttggaatttggtgataacatgtttgattgcaataccatttcgaaacccatgatgttgtagtaattgtgttataagtgttaagtgttatgttttggaatttggtgatagcatgtttgattgcaatactatttcgaaactcataatgttgtagcgattgcgttatcagtgctaagtgttaagttttggagttatgtatGAGTgggattgaattagtttaagtatttttgggagaataagcagggaaattgatttcccaatcgattggatgagttgtaTGGACTTTGCTATATtggcaaaatcgatttgccaatcgatttggtgatCTGTTtctcaaaaccatttaagaaatcgatttggaaatcgattggccttaagtcaggaactcagcaaaactgtcaaaatcgatttggcaatcgatttggcgacacaggaactcagcaaaactgacaaaatcgatttggcaacacaggaactcagcaaaaactgaccaaatcgatttggcaatcgattggctcaatagaaatccttattttgagttagataattgattgctcaattgatttatcaatgttttggtcagttatgtattacttgatgttttgagaacttcattttgatttcatttttaattggcaagcattacatgagcttttagcatatgagaaatccttctAAGATGCATGTTAAGTTGAAAAGGTTATTTGTGCATCTAAAagcttaaatgttatgtgttaactgttattttcggttggtgaccctttacaactattgtggaaatctgggctttgccctcagaggAGAGTCAGgatgatcctaccggttcgtaccctacagatgggaatgtagatgggaatgcttgattgGAGCTACGCTAGGAGGAtcccacggggcgcgtggaggtcactcagggtgtttagttgttttgtaaaatgatcagactaggttgacacagagggaacaaatgtctttcttttgggttgcgtttatttttaaactggaagactgtactacttttgttatgtaaatattttgaattcatggattgagaactttttccgctgcttgaaaattataatgacttaattacttatccaaaggtgttaccttatttatttctctattttattttaatttcttttaaaaaaaaaatacaccctcgctttgaaaaatggggtgttacacataacataaataaaagaatattaccTTACAGATATGaaaaccaataaataaataaaatgaaaaataaataaattagttatatgaaataaaatcaacaaatctaaaaaataacaaaaataaataaatttaataatatacttTACCCTCTCAAATCGGAAAACTGCATAAACAAATTTGTgcaaacaaataaaacaaaaagcaaTTTAAAGTAAGTCATATAGATAAAAAGAAGtagataaaaaaagtaaataaatataaaaattttaacaaCAATCTCAAACCAACAAGTTGTATCAGAAGATTTATaagaaagatgaaaaaaaatgaaatgaaaacaaaaccctaatcatccaaaaaaaaaactagccAAATCAAAATCCTAAtactagaaagaaaaaaaaaaccaaactctAATAAACTCGGTAGTAGAAAAATTAGCTAAATCAAAATCATAATCatgataaaaagaaataaaaactctAATACAAAACTAAGAACGAGTGTGAGAGAAATTATAACAagatcaacaaatttaaaacaagaGATGAAAAAATGCAGTTTTTAAACATGAGATCTAAGAGTTGGTATTGCAAGATCAAAAAGTTTTGAATGAGAAATAAGATAGTAGAGAAAGAAAGGATAGTAAGTGATAACAACCTGTAATTGAAATAAGGGACATGGTTGTGTTGACCGCTATCGAGACTTGAGAGGATTAAAGTTAGTTGTTGTGACTTGTAAGAGTGTTGAGTTTTGTGTGAGTTTGATTGTGTAAATATAGAAATTAGAGTTGGGTTGGACCAAATTGAGTTTGAATTATGAATTATGAATGCAAATTATCCTTAGTTAATTATCCTTAGTTGATTAATCCAAGTTAATGAAACTAAATTTCGATTATTCAATATTTAACAGCATTCCAATatcatttcattaatttttcaaGCATTATATTGACACTAATTCAACACATGACAGAGAAACTAGTGTGTTGCAAATAATGCAAAACACAAGTACATTTACAaacattgacaataatttaataatattataacgtTGAAAACATTGCATATGTTACATTAAGAGCACATCATATTTCAACATATGTGTTGCAACTAATGCAAACACAAGTACAGGTACAAACACCCAAgataaaacaatgaaaaatccCATAAACTTAATCTTCATTCTCACCTAAAAATACTACAACATTTCTTATTTTGAATTTGCACAAATCCAAAGAAAATATCAAATAccaaaattcataattaaagcccagaaatcaaaacacattaatctaaaaccctaaacccataAATTAGAGCTATAAATTTCTTCACCACAAATCCCATtaaatgaaaggaaaaaaaaaaaacctagaaAAAACCAGAGATCTAAAATCTGAAACCAGAATTTAAAACCTAGAGATGTATACATACCTTATAAAGACTACACCCAAAATACCTTCTTCTAAGATTTTCGTTATTCTATGTAGTCATCAATGGAGACTCCATTTTGCATCAACATTGCCTAATTCTTATTTGCAAATTTGAGTCATTACTTGATAAAGAGTAAAATGATTcactcaattaatattttttttccatattGTAAGAAAATTTCATTCGCCACGATTATAGTTCATGAAAACATTTAGAAATCTAAAGAAATTGCAACTTTTAGGTACTTAAGGGTTATTACTTCATACCTTTGGAAggtattataaacaaaaattgaataaattgtatttaataaaaaatataattaatcaaattatatttgtgtgatctcaattaaaaaaatgagtttgttgTTTAAACTACTTTTAATTGCTTAGCTTATatcatttcaaaagataatacTTCTTAtgtctcaaaataattattatatttaactatttcgcataaattaagaaaagatgataaataaaataaaaataatgataatttattcTATTGTTCTTATTAACCATTAGTGTATTTCAATTGAGATAAATGTAAAGTGAAGAATAATAACTTAAAAACTATACATATTGTATTAATTAGAGAATGCAATTGAAATAACATCGTTAAAGTTGCATTGGAAGCTAaaactgacatcttttttaGCCATATTGTTTTTTGtcaattcaattattataaagTGTATTTCATTACAGAGTAATTGTTGTTTAGTCATGTGACGGGCAAGAGACCTTCAATATGATGAAGTTTAGAAATCTTTTTATTgaatctaaaataataatttaatatctattgTTTAATAATTTTCACCCAAGTATTTTCCAACTCACATAATAAAGTTTAACTAATAATAATGTATTTCTATTTTTCCTCTTCTCAATTAAGATATAAAGTTGGTTTAATGATTGAGATAAAGAATTAGGGAGTGAAATGATAAGAAGTTATCAAGTTCAATAACCGTCCTCAACAAAATACTCACAATACTCTCTTTAGTCcctattataaacaaaataagatATTTCAAATGTTGATCACTATTATAACCAAAAAtactaactattttttattcatttgatGCTACTATTCTGAATATACcttactttaattaaaaaaaaaacataaatttgaattatattttacatgaaATGTAGGAAATTAGTTgcacttaattaatttttacttattacCCGTGAATTTTTTTCTTAGATCATAATGAGTATTAATTACTAACATTGGATattgcaaaatatatatatatatatatatatatatatatatatattgggcAAAAAATGGTGAAAAGATTGTGATACAAATATTGGTGAAGGAGAAAAATACTAACATAACTAATATACTAAAATTtgactataaaaaaaatgtgtacCGCTAACCCTACACACCTATAAGGCATAACCAAGGAAACTAACTGATGAGGACATAGAATGCATAACCAAGAAAGGAAGTCTAGAGGATATTTAAGGTCTTGGAACTCCAATGACAAGAGCAAGGTCAAACAAGGCGAATGAGGTTCTAAATAACTTGATAACCACTTTTATTTGAAGCAAGTACAACTCATGAAGAATTGAAGCCAAAGATAGCCAATTGCTTAATCCAAATGGAAGAAGTTAAGGAATGAAGATTGCATCTAtgtgttatcaaattttaatattagttttaattaaagtaataaacTGAATTAGTAAGAAAATTTGGATCTGATTGTAAAAATTTCAATTGGGCCAAATTTAGAGAACTTGTTAGGAGTTGCCACTATAAAAGGCAAACCCCTTTTTTTAAGGCAGATTTTGAATATTATTCTCGTGAGGCTTTTGCGCTTTAGAGTTCTTGAAAAAATTCACTTTGAACTTATCAAagttgttaatccttgtggcgttctttttggcttatcaatctcTATATTGTGGCGTCATTTTGTTCTTGGTTCCTTTGTTGGATAATAATTTTGagttcctttacatcaaaccctaatactcaaattctatcaattttcGTGTTCAGTAACCTGTGATCATATCTCAAGTTCTACATACTTTTATTCGGTGATTCAACAACCTAACTTGTGTTTTggaacgtcatctttcaccaTGTTTTGGAAGTGCCCGATTCGGAGTTTCGTAGCTTTGTTTATCCTGTTCTCCAGCAATACGCGATTTtgactcaaatttgtaagtttctaACCTAGAACGATCCTTAAAGTGAATAACGACTAATATGATCATATCGCTAACGCTGGTCTTGTAGGTAAAATGTGTAACGTAATAATACTATTAGTGCTAGTTAGGGAATTTCGTGCATATTGAAGTTGGAGATTTTATTCATCTAAATGAGTAGTTAATAAAGCGAATAAGTTAATGTTGATATGCAACTAATGTTTAGTTGTGTATATAATATCAACAATTGACATTAttcactttaattttaaaaatgaattgttCACTTTAGAGAGTCGAAATCCAAAATTTGTGTCAACAAACTTGGGttgttgaataattttatttttgtgaattgattttagtataaattaattttcgaGTGAAGATATTTACTTTTGTTAGAAAAATGTCAGCTTAATAATAGTATTCGTGTTGGTTAGGGTATTTGTTGCATATTGAAGTTTGGGATTTTGTCCCTCTAAAACGAGTAGTTGATAAAGTGGTAAGTTAATGTTGACATTCATGACTAATGATTAATTATGTATgtgtatataatattaacaattaattgtTTATCGATATAATTGACGTTATCACTTTATTTTCTAAAGTTAAATTGTTCATTTTAGAGAgtcaaattctaaaataaatgtCAACAACCTTAGgttgttaaatatttattttaaggagtTTTTTCATCTAAACTTAATATGtatgaattaaaatatgaaatttacattttgagaaaaacaaaaatgtgaTTGAAAGGGAATATTCtactaattttttgttttactagaACACTCCATTAAAGATAATCATACATATTCTCTAATATAATAAAGATTAGTCATTAATAAATGTGAAGGTTATTTTGCACCCATAACACAATTAAAAGAGGAAATGTTTTATATTGTAAAATGAATTGGGATCTCACACCCAAAATTTGACTTAAAGATGAAGGTGTTCAAACACATAAACCTAACTGACTACAAGAAATCTTATCAATGTGGGACTCACATACAACTTCAATACCCACCCTCATGTTTAGTGTAGATTATGGGTCCAATTTCCACGTTAACATTCTTTTATACTTACCCTACAAAAAAGAAAGCAatcttcaacaaataaaaagtgAGTAATTAATAGGAGTTCCACTACATACATGAACATCGTGTCAATCACCTTGACTTTGAGCTTTATCAATCAAAGTTGACCCTTACACATAAATAATAAACAAGTATGGGACAAATGGTGACCTTTCTGAAGACACATGTCGAGTATGATAGGTCATTCGCCCTTGTGGTTCACCGACACATAGCAACTAACTAACTCCACACACATGCTCATCATAACTGCCTGAATGAATCTCTAATCAAACCTATCATACACTATGTGttaaatgtaattcaaattgatttgtaattagttaattacaatatagttagaagttagttagagTATGGTTAGAAGttgattaaatttgttgtaACTGAATTAGCTAAAACTGCTTCTATAAAAGCCTTcaaaaccaagaacaatctGGTATGCTAAACTAGATCATTCTTCAAACTgtcaagattgataatcaatcttcgttttttttacttttagttttccttctcttttcttctcaatttcaattcctctcaaaTATACAACCGGTTCCAataattggcatcaagagcttgAGTTCTAAACCTTGGGAAACACGAGTGCAAGTGTGAGGGGAAATCAAAATTGGGAAACACACAGTGTGAGTGAAAGAAGACATGAATGGATGAGGATTTCCATCGAATTTGCCAATTCTGGATGGGAAGAACTGGGAGAGGTGGTCTGCATCAATGAAATCGTTGTTGGGAGCTCAAAAAGTGTTTGAGATTGTTCAAGATGGCAATGAACAACTTGCAGTGAATCTTATAGAAAAGACAACAAATAGCTTTCAAAGATTGCAAGAAAAGAGATTGCAAGAAAAGAGATTGCAAGGCAGTGTTTTACATTCAATAAAGTATAGATTCAAACAACTTTGAGAGGATCTCAAAGGCATCTACATCAAAGCAGGCATGGGAGATCTTGGTCAAGTACTATACAGGTGGGGAAAATGCCAAGAAACTGAAGATCAAAATTCTAAGAAGGCAATACGAATTATTGcaaatggaagaagatgaagttgtgGCAGATTACTTCAATCGTGTGCAGGTTGTTGTTAATCAGATGAGAACAAATGGTGAATCATTAACTGAAGTGGTGATTATTGAAAAGATCCTTAGAACATTAACACAAAGGTACGATTACATAGTGGGggcaattgaagaatcaaaggatcttAATAAGATGAAGGTGGAGGATTTGCAAGACTCTCTTGAAGCTCATGAACTGAGAGTAAGAGAAAGGTGTGCAGCAACCTCAACATCTCAAGTACAGGCCCTGCAAGCCCAAGTTAGCAAGAAGACCAACCAAAGTGATAAAAATAACAAGAATTCGAGTGGCAAGAAAACATTCAACAAGAAAGGAATCCAATGCTACAATTATCAAAAATTGGGGAATTTTGCAAATGAACGCAGATCCAAGAAGGTTCAAAGAGAGGATGATGAAGCACAAATGGCAGCTGAGGATTCAGACTCAGATGAGGTGTTGTTGATGGCTACAACAAAATCAGATGATGACTGCCTAGAGCAGTGGTACCTTGACATGGGTTGTTCAAATACACGAATGGCCAAAAAGAGTGGTTTGTAAGCATTGATGAGAAGGTGAAAAGCGAGATCAGATTTGCAGAAGGATTAGGAAAAGTTTTGATTCAAAGGAGAGATGGTAAACAATTATTCATATGTGATGTGTTGTATGTGCCAAACATGAAGAACAATCTGCTAAGCCTTGGACAGCTGCTTGAAAAGGGGTATTCTATGAAGATAGAGCAGGGTGAAATGAGATTGTTTGATGATTCAAGAAGACTGATCTTAAAGGCACCACTATCTAAAAATAGAACCTTCAATATTGATATTTAGATCAATGAGAGCAAGTGTATAGTTGCTGAAGTCATGAATGAAGATTGGTTGTGGCATCAGAGGTTTggacatttaaatttcaaaaacctTCAAATGTTGCATAATAAGAAAATGATGCAAGGAattccaaaaattaaaatgccAAAGGAGTTGTGTGAAGAATGTTTTCAGGCCAAACAACACAGAAACTCATTCAAGGCTGAAGTGCCAACTCGATCTTCAAAAATGATGGAGATAATCTACGCTGATGTTTGTGGTCCTTTTGAAGAAGTGTCAATAGGAGGTAATCATTACTTTGTatcatttattgatgattttacaaGGAAATTTTGGGTATATCTAATCAATAGAAAGAATGAAGTGTttgaaatacttaaaaatttCAAGATAATGGCTGAAAAACAAAGTGGCTTTAGTATAAAAATCATCAGAACATATGGAGAATGAGAATATAATTCTCATGAATTCCATGGTTTTTGTAAAAAGAATGGATATTGCATTAAGTAACTGCACCATACACTCCCCAACATAATGGCACGGCTGAAAGGAGAAACTGAACTATAGTGAACATGGCTAGGATTATGTTAAAAGGGAAGAAAGTGTCTCATAGAtttgggggggggggggggggggggaatCACTCACCAAGGAATATATTTTGAATAGGTGTCCAACCAAGAGATTGGACACAAGGACACCTGAAGAAGCTTGGACTGGAAGAAAGCCAAATGTGAATCATCTAAGGGTGTTTGGTTCTCTATGCTTCAGGCATGTGCCAGTTCAAaacagaaagaagaaaaaaaaaacttgatgaTAGAGCAGAACAAATGGTGCTGATGTGATATGATGCCATTGGAGCTTACAAGCTATATGATCCAGACAAGAACAAGTTGGTGATAAGCAGAGATATACTAACGGATGAATCAATAGGATGGGACTGGAAAATGATTGAAGCCAACTCGAGCAGCCCAGACATACCAGTTAGTTCCATCAGTCCAGCCAGTAGTAGAGAAATAGTGGGACTTGATGAAGGTTAGCATGTAGGAACAACAAGTTAGCAAGTTTTTGAGCCTATGAGAAGGTCTGAAAGAGCTAGGCAGTCTTCAGTCAGATTGCAACCATATGCGGTGACATCTGACTCAGCCATCAATGCAGATGGAGAATTAACACATTTTGCTTTCTTGGCTGAATCAGTACCAATAAGTGATGAAGAAGACTTGAGTGATCCTGGATGGAGAGCATCAATGGATAAGGAGCTCAAAGCCATAGAGAAGAACAAGACATGGGAGCTAACGAATCTGGCAATGAACAAGAGACCAATTGATGTGAAATGGGTCTATAAACTGAAATTGAAACCTGATGAGCAGATTTCCAGATACAAGGCCAGACTTGTAACAAAggaatttttgcaaaaacatGGGTTGGACTATGATGAGGTATTTGTCCCAGTAGCTAGAATTGAAACAGTAAGGATGATAGTCTCAATTGCTAGCTACAAAGGCTGGTCTATGCATCAATTGGATGTTAAATCAGCCTTCCTCAATGGATCATTGGAGGAAGAAGTGTATGTGAAGCAGCCATCATGATATGAAGTAATAGGAAAGGAAGACAATGTATATAAGCTGAAGAAAGCATTATATGGTctaaagcaagctcctagagtCTGGAACAAGAGGATTGACAAATTCCTCCTAGAGCAGCAATTTGAAAAATGTGCTAATGAGCATGGAGTGTATGTTAAGAAAAGAGCAGCACCACCTGCACTGCTGATATGCCTATATGTAGATGATTTACTGTTGACTGGCAGCAATGAAGCAGAGATTCATCAATTCAAAATCCGAATGGAGAAGGAATTTGAGATGACTGGTCTAGGCATGTTATCATATTTCCTTGGTATTGAGTTTGTAATCAAAGAAATTGGAACttttatgcatcaaaagaagTATGCTAATGATGTACTAAGGAGATTCAAGATGCAAGACTGCAATGGGGCTGATACTCCATCAGAAGCAGGCCTGGTCCTATCAAAAGAAGGCAATGATGAGATGGTTGACTCCACAACATTCAAGCAATTGATAGGATCATTAAGATATTTGTGCAACACACGACCAAACATAGCTCATAGTGTTGAGTTGGTTAGTAGGTACATGGAAAAGCCTAGAACATCTCACTATTTGGCAGCTAAAAGAATTTTGAGGTACATCAAGGTAACAAGTGAGTTGGGATTGCACTATGCTAAGAAACAGGTTGGAGTTGAAGCTAATTTGATTGGATTCACTGATACAGATTGGTGTGGAGATAAAGAAGATAGAAAAAGCACCTTTTGCTATGTTTTCATGATAAATGAGTCACCAATCTCATGGTGTTCAAGGAAGCAAAACATAGTCACATTGTCTACttgtgaagctgaatatgtggcTACATCCATGGGAGCATGCCAAGCTGTGTGGCTGGCAGAACTGGGACTGAGAAGTAATAATGCAGTGAAGATGAAGATAGACAATAAATCAGCTATAGACCTAGCAAGACATCCAAGTGTCCATGGAAGGAGCAAGCACATAGAAGCAAGATTTCATTTCCTAAGGGATCAAGTAATGAAGGACGGGATAAGGCTGGAACATTGCAATACAAATGATCAAAAGAttgatattttaacaaaaaacttGAAGAGGGTGAAGTTTCAAGAGATGAAGATCaaacttggattaacattaaattgaatcactttgaattagggagcatgttaaatgtaattcaaattgatttgtaattagttagttagaagttagttagagTATGGTTAGAAATTGGTTAAATTTGTTGTAACTAAATCAGGTAAAACTGCTTCTATAAAAGTCTTcaaaaccaagaacaatctGGTATGCTAAACTAGATCAATCTCCAGACTgtcaagattgataatcaatcttcgtttttctGACTTTCagttttccttctcttttcttctcaattGTAATCCCTCTCAAATATACAACATGTTCCAACACTATGCTCATATGAACATCAATTGTCACCTCTTCTACGCGACCTAAAGTCTTATTTCAAATAAGGGAGGATCTCAAAAAACAATCATCTCATTATTTAGGATAGAATATCTTGGATCGTAATGACCATGCCTACAAGAAAATAAATCCTAGAATTTGCACCGGATCTTGAATTATAGGTCAATCCATGTTGACAAGCCTTGAAAtacaattcttttttttttttttataagaggcAGAAACATGTACGAACTGAGTATTCGGATCATTGACACCAAAACACCTCCTCCAAAGTAACTTTATTCCTTTTTGTCTGTCCTACACCTTAGTGATTTCAAAGTCCaacatatatttatcaattaattgatatttaataacaatatattataatttctattaataataatttttaataattaattattatcaattcataattgcttaattaaatattattctaaaaaaGAGTTTATGTTCCTCATCAACTTTATGATTGAGaagataatttaattaatgtcaaCTCAAGTAAATAGTTGTCGATGATCAACCACTTATTAAAGTAATCCTACCGATAAATGGTCctctttaaaatttatgaaaataccGTCTTGTTTAAGACCCATGAAGTTCCCTTCTCATCACGTCAAAAGTGGGCAATGGCCCAATTATACTAATTGTCATTTCATATGTGGTCACCAAGCCCACCTCTAGTCTCAGGGTCGGTGTAGAAATTATGTTTAAgaaaccaataaaa
It contains:
- the LOC101494329 gene encoding uncharacterized protein, with amino-acid sequence MWSDAPELRIHGLREDSNNFERISKASTSKQAWEILVKYYTGGENAKKLKIKILRRQYELLQMEEDEVVADYFNRVQVVVNQMRTNGESLTEVVIIEKILRTLTQRYDYIVGAIEESKDLNKMKVEDLQDSLEAHELRVRERCAATSTSQVQALQAQVSKKTNQSDKNNKNSSGKKTFNKKGIQCYNYQKLGNFANERRSKKVQREDDEAQMAAEDSDSDEVLLMATTKSDDDCLEQWYLDMGCSNTRMAKKSGL